A DNA window from Paenibacillus andongensis contains the following coding sequences:
- a CDS encoding methyl-accepting chemotaxis protein produces MKEKLQSILDKAVQAIRNVPWGRIVGVASKKSKQMGSIAFKEMRQVKVENPVKSVGMKLFLMFFVSILFFVLTVGMISYSVSKSVIKNKVSASSLQTVTQAGQKLDFLYQTFDEVSLQIMLNKDLQDLLASIPTLDPSSYEALDVTRQLTEKLNVVTFSNKAIKTLHLYRPDGKLIVITGSGGTAFSENSSSNEWFKRIVENGGKVAWLDSKVKGYSSSSSNTFAIGRVMRNTLTNSTSAILLIELNTDLLTKELTGMSLGDDSKVVITNAGNKYIANKEISELEKDSDIKLTKEQLDEEHGSFITKDDHLVAYYKSAVSGWNLVGDIPVSSLVKDAKKIFNYTLLIALFAAIAAVLIGLFVARMIGRPLINLRNLMQQGAKGKLTVRANYKSQDEIGQLGASFDVMMQQITTLVQQTSTSAQAVFETAQELTNSSKVTATAAREIAVATDEISNGAGGLATESERGNELTYHIGEQMKQVIGANLEMGTAAADVQSSSEQGTKYMTELISKTNLTEEMIRSMVDKVDNLKDSTRSIRKILDVLNNMTKQTNILSLNATIEAARAGAAGKGFMVVADEIRKLADQSRQSIDVVGQITETITKEIDETVKVLSTATPIFQEQILAVKEADTIFKQVTNHMGGFITQLSTVSDSISTLEQSQVVLSDAMTNVSAVAEESLATSEEVASLSSEQLSISDGLVKLSDKLDQLSKSLNDTLSKFEV; encoded by the coding sequence ATGAAAGAGAAACTTCAAAGTATTTTAGACAAAGCAGTTCAAGCAATTCGTAATGTTCCATGGGGTCGTATTGTTGGCGTGGCAAGCAAGAAATCTAAGCAAATGGGTTCGATTGCTTTTAAAGAAATGAGGCAAGTCAAGGTAGAAAACCCTGTGAAATCCGTAGGTATGAAGCTGTTTTTAATGTTTTTTGTAAGTATTCTTTTTTTCGTCCTCACTGTGGGTATGATTTCTTACTCGGTATCGAAAAGCGTGATTAAGAACAAAGTGTCTGCATCCAGTCTTCAAACTGTAACACAAGCGGGGCAAAAGCTAGATTTCCTTTATCAAACGTTTGATGAAGTATCTCTACAAATTATGCTTAACAAGGACTTGCAGGATTTGCTTGCGTCAATTCCTACCTTAGACCCATCTTCATACGAAGCTCTTGACGTTACTCGTCAATTGACGGAGAAATTGAATGTGGTGACATTCTCGAACAAAGCAATTAAAACGCTTCATCTTTACAGACCTGATGGTAAACTAATTGTCATTACAGGTTCTGGGGGAACTGCATTTAGCGAGAATTCAAGTTCGAATGAATGGTTTAAGAGGATTGTTGAGAACGGTGGGAAAGTGGCTTGGTTAGATAGTAAAGTCAAAGGGTATTCCAGCAGTTCGTCCAATACATTTGCCATTGGTCGTGTGATGAGAAATACACTTACGAATTCCACATCAGCCATTCTTCTGATCGAGCTTAATACAGATCTACTGACGAAAGAGCTCACTGGGATGTCTTTAGGTGATGATAGTAAGGTTGTTATTACGAATGCAGGAAACAAATACATAGCTAATAAAGAAATTTCGGAATTAGAAAAAGATTCTGACATCAAACTGACGAAAGAACAGTTAGATGAGGAACACGGTTCCTTTATAACGAAAGATGATCACTTGGTTGCCTATTATAAATCGGCTGTATCCGGTTGGAATCTCGTAGGCGATATTCCTGTGAGCTCGCTTGTGAAGGATGCAAAGAAAATCTTTAATTATACGCTTCTAATCGCCTTGTTCGCGGCTATTGCTGCCGTACTTATCGGATTATTCGTAGCTAGAATGATCGGACGTCCTCTGATTAATCTACGTAACCTGATGCAGCAAGGTGCTAAAGGAAAGCTTACCGTGCGTGCGAACTACAAATCACAAGATGAAATTGGACAACTGGGCGCCAGCTTCGATGTGATGATGCAGCAGATTACAACCTTGGTTCAACAAACAAGCACTTCTGCACAAGCTGTTTTCGAAACTGCACAAGAGTTAACGAATTCCTCGAAGGTAACAGCTACAGCTGCAAGAGAAATCGCTGTGGCGACGGATGAGATTTCCAATGGTGCCGGAGGATTGGCGACGGAGTCTGAGAGAGGCAATGAGTTGACTTATCATATAGGCGAACAAATGAAGCAGGTAATCGGAGCCAACCTCGAGATGGGAACGGCTGCTGCGGATGTTCAAAGCTCGAGTGAGCAAGGAACGAAGTATATGACTGAACTTATTTCAAAAACGAACCTGACGGAAGAAATGATCCGCTCGATGGTTGATAAAGTTGATAACTTGAAAGACAGTACCCGTTCCATTCGTAAGATCCTTGATGTTCTTAATAATATGACGAAACAAACGAATATTTTGTCTTTGAATGCGACAATTGAGGCGGCACGTGCCGGTGCAGCTGGTAAAGGCTTCATGGTGGTAGCAGATGAGATTCGTAAACTAGCGGATCAATCCAGACAATCTATTGATGTCGTAGGTCAAATTACAGAAACTATCACGAAAGAAATCGATGAAACGGTGAAAGTGCTTTCGACGGCAACACCCATTTTCCAAGAACAAATATTAGCTGTAAAAGAAGCGGACACCATCTTCAAACAAGTAACGAACCACATGGGTGGATTCATTACACAGCTAAGTACGGTAAGTGATTCGATCTCTACACTCGAGCAATCACAAGTTGTTCTTTCCGATGCAATGACGAATGTCAGCGCGGTAGCAGAAGAATCACTAGCTACATCGGAGGAAGTTGCTTCGTTGAGTTCTGAACAGCTTAGCATCAGCGATGGCTTAGTTAAATTGTCGGACAAGCTGGATCAGCTGTCCAAATCGCTTAACGACACTTTATCCAAATTCGAAGTATAA